A stretch of Geomonas oryzisoli DNA encodes these proteins:
- a CDS encoding MaoC family dehydratase gives MAIKEGWRGRFFEDFEVGDVYPHPLGRTITKTDNIWFTLLTQNTAPIHFDQHYSAQTEFGKPLVDSTLTLAIVTGQSVTDISQNVFANLGWDEVTLPNPLFEGDTLYSQSEVLAKRESKSRPNLGIVTVKTTGFTQNGDIVINFKRTLMVYKKGHEPKIARLEPKA, from the coding sequence ATGGCAATCAAGGAAGGTTGGCGCGGCAGGTTCTTCGAGGATTTTGAAGTAGGCGACGTGTACCCACACCCGCTGGGGCGGACCATCACCAAGACCGACAACATCTGGTTCACGCTGCTGACCCAGAACACGGCCCCGATCCACTTCGACCAGCACTACTCGGCGCAAACCGAATTCGGCAAGCCGCTGGTCGACTCCACCCTCACCTTGGCCATCGTCACCGGCCAGAGCGTCACCGACATTTCCCAGAACGTCTTCGCCAACCTCGGCTGGGACGAGGTCACCCTTCCCAACCCGCTCTTCGAGGGGGACACCCTGTATTCCCAGTCCGAAGTGCTGGCCAAGCGGGAATCGAAGTCGCGGCCGAACCTGGGCATCGTCACGGTGAAGACCACCGGCTTCACCCAGAACGGCGACATCGTGATCAACTTCAAGCGGACGCTGATGGTGTACAAGAAGGGGCACGAGCCCAAAATCGCCCGGCTGGAGCCTAAGGCTTAG
- a CDS encoding DMT family transporter gives MTRLIVIGICSALFFSSTFVLNRAMSLQGGHWIWTASLRYFYMFFMLSLWLVLAGKSRLLKGVFCAFRNNWCFWTLAGSIGFGVFYSLLTFSSSFAPGWVVATTWQSTILATPLVLLLFGKRVPMRGIVFTALIFIGIVLVTGEQASAASIRATLLGVVPVLVAAFAYPLGNQLIWEARHGKIARLPESSAAVLDDSVARVLIMVLGSIPFWIVLTLCVQPPLPSGGQLINTAVVAVFSGVIATTLFYKARHLAKTPFELSAVDATQSTEVIFSLLGEILFLGGAWPGGAGMVGVALSLVGLILYVRSQTVAE, from the coding sequence ATGACACGTCTTATCGTTATCGGCATCTGTTCAGCCCTCTTCTTCAGCAGCACCTTCGTCCTGAACCGCGCCATGAGCCTGCAGGGCGGGCACTGGATCTGGACTGCCAGCCTGCGCTACTTCTACATGTTCTTCATGCTGAGCCTTTGGCTGGTACTCGCCGGAAAGTCGCGCCTGCTCAAGGGCGTCTTCTGTGCCTTTCGCAACAACTGGTGCTTCTGGACCCTGGCCGGCAGCATCGGGTTCGGCGTGTTCTATTCCCTTCTTACCTTCAGTTCGTCCTTCGCACCCGGTTGGGTTGTGGCGACTACCTGGCAATCGACCATCCTGGCGACACCGCTGGTCCTGCTGCTGTTCGGCAAGCGCGTCCCGATGCGGGGGATCGTCTTCACCGCACTCATTTTCATCGGCATCGTGCTGGTGACCGGCGAGCAGGCGTCAGCGGCATCGATCAGGGCGACCCTCCTGGGCGTCGTCCCCGTACTGGTGGCCGCTTTTGCCTATCCCTTGGGGAACCAGCTCATCTGGGAGGCGCGCCACGGCAAGATCGCCCGCCTCCCCGAAAGCAGCGCAGCCGTTCTCGACGACAGCGTGGCCCGGGTACTGATCATGGTGCTCGGCTCGATCCCGTTCTGGATCGTGCTGACGCTCTGCGTGCAGCCGCCGCTCCCTTCGGGAGGGCAATTGATCAACACCGCGGTGGTCGCCGTCTTCTCGGGCGTCATAGCCACCACTTTGTTCTACAAGGCGCGCCATCTGGCGAAGACCCCTTTCGAGCTCTCCGCCGTCGACGCCACCCAGTCCACCGAGGTGATCTTTTCATTGCTGGGGGAGATCCTGTTCCTGGGCGGGGCCTGGCCTGGCGGAGCCGGGATGGTCGGCGTCGCGCTGTCGCTGGTCGGGCTGATCCTCTACGTCAGGTCACAGACGGTAGCTGAGTGA